A part of Lutra lutra chromosome 2, mLutLut1.2, whole genome shotgun sequence genomic DNA contains:
- the LOC125094228 gene encoding 3-hydroxyacyl-CoA dehydrogenase type-2-like, producing MSQNEPDQGGQRGVIINTASVAAFEGQVGQAAYSASKGGIVGMTLPIARDLAPLGIRVMTIAPGLFGTPLLTTLPEKVRNFLASQVPFPSRLGDPAEYAHLVQAIIENPFINGEVIRLDGAIRMQP from the coding sequence ATGAGCCAGAACGAACCAGACCAGGGAGGCCAACGTGGGGTCATCATCAACACTGCCAGTGTGGCTGCCTTTGAGGGCCAGGTTGGACAAGCTGCATACTCTGCTTCCAAGGGGGGCATAGTGGGCATGACCCTGCCCATTGCTCGGGATCTGGCTCCCCTGGGCATCCGAGTGATGACCATTGCTCCAGGCCTGTTTGGCACCCCGCTGCTCACCACCCTCCCAGAAAAAGTGCGCAACTtcttagccagccaggtgcccttccccAGTCGACTGGGGGATCCCGCTGAGTATGCTCATCTGGTACAAGCTATCATTGAGAACCCATTCATCAATGGAGAGGTCATCCGGCTGGATGGGGCCATTCGCATGCAGCCTtga